Part of the Rhizobiales bacterium NRL2 genome is shown below.
GAGGATGTCGGCAACGGCCACGCCGACGGCGTCGGACCGGAGATCGACATCGCCCTGGATCCGCTGGAAGGCACCACCATCACCGCCAAGGCCGCCCCGGGTTCGCTCTCGGTCATGGCGCTGTCGGAGAAGGGCATGCTGCTCAACTCGCCGGACGTCTACATGGACAAGATCGCCGTCGGCGGCGGCCTGCCCGACGGCGTCGTGGACCTGGACCGCAGCGTGACCGAGAACCTGACCAGCCTCGCCGCGGCCAAGGGCTGCGCCGTGGCCGACCTCATGATCTGCATTCTCGACCGGCCCCGGCATTCGGACATCATCAAGGAAACCCGCGCTGCAGGCGCGCGCATCCAGCTCATCCCCGACGGCGACATCGCCGGCGTGATCGCCACCACCGATCCGGAGACGCGGATCGACTTGTACATCGGAACCGGCGGCGCGCCCGAGGGCGTCCTGGCCGCGGCGGCGCTCCGCTGCGTCGGCGGCCAGATGCAGGGACGGCTGATCTTCCGCAACAACGACGAGAAGGAACGCGCGCGCCGCATCGGCATCACCGATCTCGACCGGAAGTACGAGATGGAGGAGATGGCGGCGGGCGACGTCATCTTCACCGCCACCGGGGTGACCGACGGCGGCATGCTGCGCGGCGTGCGCCGCCACAACGGCGTGATCGTGACGGATTCCGTCGTCATGCGCTCCAAGACGGGCACGGTCCGGCGCATCGAAGGCCGGCGCCGGATCGCCAGCTAGACCCGGGTGCCGGAGACGGACACCTTCCTTCAGGTCGAGCGCTCGCTGAGCGGCCTGCGCTGGCGGCGCGGCGCGGCGAGCGAACGCACCATCGAAGCCCTGCGCCAGCGCCATCAGCTCTCCGACATCCTGGCCAGCACCCTGGCCAACCGCGATGTGGGCATCGACGATGCGCCGGGATATCTGGAGCCACGGCTGAAGGATCTGCTGCCCGACCCCTCCAGCTTCGCCGACATGGATCGCGCCGCCGAACTCATCGCCCGGCACGTGGCCGAGAGCCGTCGCATCGCGATCTTCGGCGACTACGACGTCGACGGAGCGACGTCCTCGGCGCTGCTGATCCGCTATCTCCGTGCCGTCGGCGCCGACGCGGGCTGTCACATCCCCGACCGTATCGCCGAAGGCTACGGCCCCAATCTCCCGGCACTG
Proteins encoded:
- a CDS encoding fructose-1,6-bisphosphatase, class II, whose translation is MDRNLTLEAVRVTEAGAIASFDWIGMGNEKQADQAAVDAMRTALNGMAIRGTVVIGEGERDEAPMLYIGEDVGNGHADGVGPEIDIALDPLEGTTITAKAAPGSLSVMALSEKGMLLNSPDVYMDKIAVGGGLPDGVVDLDRSVTENLTSLAAAKGCAVADLMICILDRPRHSDIIKETRAAGARIQLIPDGDIAGVIATTDPETRIDLYIGTGGAPEGVLAAAALRCVGGQMQGRLIFRNNDEKERARRIGITDLDRKYEMEEMAAGDVIFTATGVTDGGMLRGVRRHNGVIVTDSVVMRSKTGTVRRIEGRRRIAS